A portion of the Psilocybe cubensis strain MGC-MH-2018 chromosome 10, whole genome shotgun sequence genome contains these proteins:
- a CDS encoding putative mitochondrial 2-oxodicarboxylate carrier: MQLDTGKTSAGLVGTFRNIIREEGAGRLYRGLVPPLMLEAPKRAVKFMPSQESFVVVPFELVKIKLQDKKSTYKGPIDVVKQVVQKNGLLGLYVGMESTFWRHVYWNGGYFGSIYQIKSLLPKPQTQKAELLNNFISGAIGGFAGTVLNTPFDVVKSRIQGTEKIPGVVPKYNWTYPALATIAREEGLGALYKGFIPKVLRLAPGGGVLLLVVEFTLGIFRTGRVKFFTSHIQ; encoded by the exons ATGCAGCTTGATACTGGTAAAACCTCAGCTGGTCTTGTAGGGACATTCAGGAATATCATCAGGGAAGAAGG TGCAGGTCGCCTTTACCGAG GACTCGTGCCTCCCTTGATGTTGGAGGCACCTAAGCGTGCTGTGAAATT CATGCCTTCACAGGAAAGTTTCGTCGTCGTACCTTTCGAACTCGTAAAAATCAA ACTTCAGGACAAGAAAAGCACCTACAAAGGACCTATTGATGTTGTGAAGCAAGTCGTCCAGAAGAACGGATTACTTGGCCTATATGTTGGAATGGAATCAACCTTCTGGAG GCACGTCTACTGGAACGGAGGATACTTCGGATCTATCtatcaaatcaaatcacTCCTTCCCAAGCCTCAG ACTCAAAAGGCTGAACTCCTCAACAACTTCATCTCCGGTGCAATTGGTGGCTTCGCCGGAACCGTGCTCAATACCCC ATTCGAT GTCGTCAAATCTCGCATTCAAGGAACTGAAAAGATACCCGGCGTTGTGCCAAAATATAACTGGACATACCCTGCTTTAGCTACAATTGCCCGCGAGGAAGGACTGGGAGCTTTGTACAAAGGATTTATACCCAAGGTTCTTCGGCTCGCCCCAGGAGGTGGCGTTCTACTCCTTGTTGTAGAGTTTACGTTGGGTATCTTTAGGACC
- a CDS encoding Signal recognition particle 9 kDa protein → MVYIHSWQEFQDAAESLYLKAPNTTRYSVKWKSSEGKLVLKITDNTTCIKFKTNSSIFLNRFESLNLSIMQKMQNQQRREETPAAAPTSDVHPAAENDRASPVPAQISNAIPVQVPATGGVKKKKPKKKK, encoded by the exons ATGGTGTACATCCACTCCTGGCAAGAGTTCCAGGATGCTGCGGAATCCCTGTACCTGAAGGCACCTAATACT ACTCGTTACTCTGTAAAGTGGAAATCGTCTGAAGGCAAACTGGTGCTGAAGATCACAGACAACACGACA TGTATTAAGTTCAAGACCAATTCGTCTATTTTCCTCAATCGATTCGAGTCGCTCAATCTATCCATCATGCAGAAAATGCAGAATCAACAGCGTCGCGAGGAAACACCAGCTGCTGCTCCCACCAGCGACGTGCATCCAGCAGCCGAAAATGATCGTGCTAGCCCTGTTCCTGCTCAAATATCAAATGCGATTCCTGTTCAGGTCCCGGCGACTGGTGgggtaaaaaagaaaaagcccaaaaagaagaaatag